The genomic region GACGGCGACGCCGCCCACAAGCGCCGCCTCGGGGCCAACCTCGACGCGATGCTCGCCCTCTGCGAGACCGTGGAGTGCCGCCGCGGGCAGCTGCTGGCCTACTTCGGCCAGCCCGGCGGCTCGGCCTGCGGCAACTGCGACACGTGCACGGCGCCGCCGGAGACCTGGGACGGCACCGTCGCGGCCCAGAAGTTCCTCTCCGCGGTCGTCCGCCTCGCCCAGCGCCGCCAGCGCTACGGCGCCGGCCACGTCATCGACATCCTGCTCGGCAAGACCACCGAGCGGATCGTCAACCTCGACCACACCTCGCTGAGCGTCTACGGCATCGGCACCGAGCTCGACGAGCGGCAGTGGCGCGGCGTCGTACGACAGCTCCTCGCGCAGCGGCTGCTGACCGTGGGCGACGACGGCTACGGGACGCTCGAGCTTACTGAGGACTCCTCCGCCGTGCTGCGCGGCGAGCGCGAGGTGCGCCTGCGCCACGAGGTCGCGCCGTCCTCGACCCGCCGGTCGCGGTCGTCCACGCGGAAGGCCAAGCCCGACGACGTACCGCTCGACGCCGCGGGGGAGCAGCTCTTCGAGCAGCTCCGCGCCTGGCGTGCCGCGACCGCCAAGGAAGCCGGCCTCCCCGCGTACGTCGTGTTCCACGACGCCACGTTGCGCCAGATCGCCGCAGTGCGCCCGACCGTCCGCGAGCAGCTCGCCGGGATCTCCGGGCTGGGTGCCGCCAAGCTCGAGAAGTACGGCGACGCGCTGCTCGGGGTCACTGCGGGGTAGGCCCCGAGATGGGCGCGGGGCAGGCGCTCGTTGCGAGCGGCCGAGGTCGAGGACCCCACCCTTCCCGCCGCGCGTTCTAGACGCGCGCCCAGCGCCGCGCCTCACTCACCGCGACGGCGAATTCCGCGCCGTGGGCTGCCACATCCCGGCACCCTGGTGCGAAGCCCACGACGGCGGCACTCCCAGGGCGGCCGGCGGCCGCACGGACCTTGTGGACGGGCTGCTCCTCTGCTCCCACCATCACCTCCGGGCCCACGATCTGAGGTTCACCACCGACCGTGTGGCCGATGGCGGGGCGAGGTTCCATCGGTGGGCGTAGGCCGGTGGGGGAGGTCCTAGCGGCGGGTAGACGCAGCTGGACGCGGGCGTTCGGTGACTTTTTCGGTCCACACTCGGCGTCGGGCACGCGGGTCGATCCGTGTCGATGACGCAGCCTCTGGGTGGTGGTGAGTGAGGAGGATCCACTGTCGGTGGTGGCTGTTTGACTGTTCTCATGCAGGCGGACCCGGTGTGGGATGAGATGTCGGAGGACGAGGTCCTCGACTTCGCCGGCGCCTGCGCCGAGACCGCACAGCGGGCCGAGGTCGACCTGCTGCACGCGGCTTACCAGTGGGCGGTGATGCACTGCGCGCAGCGGTTGGACCCCCTCGAGGCCGCCAAGCCCGGCCGGGAGAACGCGCGGCGGCTGGGCGGTGCCGGCGTGTCTGAGGTGAGCGAGTTCGCTGCCGCGGAGCTCGGCGCGCGGATCGGGCGCTCTCCTTACGCCGCCGCGCGGCTGATCGCCGACGCCCAGGACCTGCACCACCGTCACCCGCGGCTATGGGAGAGGGTGCAGGCCGGCGAGGTACGCGCGTCGTACGCCCGTCACGTCGTGACCCGGACCCGCGACCTCAGCGTCGAGCAGGCGGCCTACGTCGACGCGGCGGTGGTCGAGTCCGCCGACGGGCGGATCACCTGGTCCCGGTTCGAGGCGCTGGTCGAGGGCAAGGTCGCCCAAGCGGCGCCCGAGGTCGCGCGGGAGAAGGAGGAGCGGGCCGCGAAGGCGCGGTTCGCCAAGAAGCTGCGCGGTGAGGCGCACGGGATGGCCTCGTTCATGATCCGCGCCGACCTCGCCACGATCGAGGCGATCGACGCGGCCGTGAGTGCCAAGGCCACCCGCATCGCGCAGGCCCAGCCCGACGCGCCGCACCGGCAGACCGACGACGAGCGACGGGTGTACGCCGTGCTGCTGCTGGCCACCGGCGCAGAGCCCGCCGCCGACCCGGCCGACCTGGTCCCCGACGTCCACCTCGTCGTGCACGTCTACCACGGCCCGGACCGCGAGGGCATCGCCCGGATCGAGGGCCACGGTCCGGTCACGGAGGAGTGGGTGCGCGAGGTGCTCGGGCCGCGGGCCCGGTTCCGGATCAGACCCGTGCTCGACCTCGCCGGTCAGGCACCGGTGGACGGCTATGAGATCCCGGAGCGACATCGCCAGGCCGTGCATCTGATGACGCCGGCCGACACCTTCCCCTTCGCCTCCTGCACGAGCACCTCGATGCAGGTCGATCACACCATCGCCCACGATGACGGCGGTGCGACAGGCGTGGGCAACTACGGGCCGATGACCACCTTCCACCATCGGATCAAGACCCACGGCCGGTGGCAGGTCCAGCAACCCTTCCCGGGCATCTACGTGTGGCGCGACCCCCACGGCGCCCTCTTCCTCGTCGACCACACCGGCACCCGCCGGATCCCGACCCGATTCACCGAGCCGGTGGCCGTCGAGCTCTGGTACTCCCCGATCGAGATCGAGTACGCCGCCTGACCACACGCAGCAAACGCGGCGGAGTGGGCGTGGCCTGCTGGCACCGATGAAGTGTTGCTCGGCAACAGCGGGGCCGATAGCGAGGCGAGCCCGCGCCACTAACTGATCGGATGATCGTGGACCGCCGACGAAAGGTGCACGCCATTTAGTTCGAGGTAGAGCTGCCGCTCGGTAACAGTGAGCGTGAGCGCGTTGCGGCGCTCGATCGCGTCCACGGCGGAATCGATGAACCCGGGATCAAAGTTGTGCAGGACGATCTCGCTTGCGCGATGTATTTTCGCGCCCGCCCACTGCGCCAGCACCCTGGTGTGGTCGCGGTGCGTGTAGATGGTCGTGCGCTCAGCAGCCTTGCTGCCCGCGTGAAGGCGCGCGGCGTCCGGCGCCCCAACCTCGATCCAGGCCAGCAGCCTCCCGCTTAGGTCGCGCACGAGCACCGCCGGGTCGGCGGCCGCCGAGATCCCCTCGCTGAACGCGATGCCCTCTTCGTATTCGAGGCAGTAGGCAAGCACACGCGTCACGAGGTACGCCTCGGTTTCCGACGGATGCCGCGCCGCCCGAAGCGTGAACTGCTCGTAGACGCCCCGATCCATGTCGGCCAGCTCGATCTCGAACGTGTGCATCGTCGCGCCGGCTGCCATGGGGCAATGCTGGCCTACATCGCGTCCTGAAGTCGAATGGCTTGAATCGCCGGGGGGGAAACGAGGAAACGTCGCGACGTGTCAGCGACAAGGCCTTGTCTTCCCTCGGAAAGCGGCGCATATCCTTCTGGGCGCACGGGACGCACGACGTTCACACTCCAGCGACGTAGGCGGTGAGGAAGTGGACGCCGTGTCGGTCGAGGTTTCCGCGGGCGCGGTCGTA from Nocardioides sp. dk884 harbors:
- a CDS encoding DUF222 domain-containing protein encodes the protein MQADPVWDEMSEDEVLDFAGACAETAQRAEVDLLHAAYQWAVMHCAQRLDPLEAAKPGRENARRLGGAGVSEVSEFAAAELGARIGRSPYAAARLIADAQDLHHRHPRLWERVQAGEVRASYARHVVTRTRDLSVEQAAYVDAAVVESADGRITWSRFEALVEGKVAQAAPEVAREKEERAAKARFAKKLRGEAHGMASFMIRADLATIEAIDAAVSAKATRIAQAQPDAPHRQTDDERRVYAVLLLATGAEPAADPADLVPDVHLVVHVYHGPDREGIARIEGHGPVTEEWVREVLGPRARFRIRPVLDLAGQAPVDGYEIPERHRQAVHLMTPADTFPFASCTSTSMQVDHTIAHDDGGATGVGNYGPMTTFHHRIKTHGRWQVQQPFPGIYVWRDPHGALFLVDHTGTRRIPTRFTEPVAVELWYSPIEIEYAA
- a CDS encoding YaeQ family protein, with the translated sequence MAAGATMHTFEIELADMDRGVYEQFTLRAARHPSETEAYLVTRVLAYCLEYEEGIAFSEGISAAADPAVLVRDLSGRLLAWIEVGAPDAARLHAGSKAAERTTIYTHRDHTRVLAQWAGAKIHRASEIVLHNFDPGFIDSAVDAIERRNALTLTVTERQLYLELNGVHLSSAVHDHPIS